The Pleuronectes platessa chromosome 11, fPlePla1.1, whole genome shotgun sequence genome includes a window with the following:
- the LOC128450487 gene encoding uncharacterized protein LOC128450487: MSLKRKFQRNKEYHQEYVHFLNDVIKSGYAEQVPQQQLNGTEEEEALQMVQDLTAACAKGGFQLSKWMSNSRAVLASIPEENRSKATKELNLDKDNLPVERALGLHWCAETDMFMFKFALENRPCTRRGILSVVNSIYDPLGFLSPFTLPPKLMLQELCKRKIGWDDTIPQTFLQKWTQWLTNLHKLSLLKVERCIKPKNFGKVSNAQLHHFSDASECGYGAVSYLRLKGISDEVNIAFMVGKSRVAPMKQTTIPRLELTAAVLAVRLDKMITKELQLELDQSVFWTDSTTVLNYISSETKRFHTFVANRVAVIREATEVAQWRYIGSKQNPADEASRGLSADDFLKCERWLKGPEFLLTEERTWPKQEVNKPAVSLDDPEVKQDLTVNACVVDDASNTMNKLLTYFSDWEKLKTSVAWFLKFKDLLQQLRKKGKTCNKGHQHKAKINVQPLTRDDLHNAELEIARLCQQQRFHREISLLEKGASSVPTNSDIYRLDPTLQDGLLRVGGRLRKASMPETVKHPIILSKDQYISKLILQHIHKQVGHAGRNHMISTLRKTYWITNANSACRKIIADCVTCRRLKGRVGEQKMSDLPAERLLPDLPPFTNTGVDYFGPIDIKRGRSMVKRYGVIFTCMTSRAVHLEAAHSLTTDSCINAIRRFMCRRGQISNLRSDNGTNFVGAERELREALRALDHNKIQSALAKRGIAWTFNPPAGSHYGGTWERIIRLIRKVLYSIVKQQTMDDESFCTILCEIEAILNSRPKTELSDDPNDLETLTPNHILLLKAKPLLPPGLFDDSDIYIKRRWRQVQYLSDLFWKRWVREYLPLLQERQKWTKPRRNFSVDDVVVIMDPSAPRSSWLIGKVTKTFPDRRGVVRSVQLKTKTGFLERPVTKLCMLLET; this comes from the exons ATGagtttgaaaagaaagtttCAGAGGAACAAAGAGTATCATCAGGAGTATGTGCACTTCCTTAATGATGTTATTAAAAGTGGCTATGCGGAGCAGGTGCCTCAACAGCAACTGAACGGAACTGAAG AAGAGGAAGCTTTGCAAATGGTACAAGATCTCACTGCTGCATGTGCCAAAGGAGGCTTTCAGCTCTCAAAGTGGATGAGCAACAGTCGAGCAGTTCTTGCCAGCATCCCTGAAGAAAATCGTTCCAAAGCAACCAAAGAGCTCAATTTGGATAAAGACAACTTACCTGTTGAAAGAGCTCTTGGATTGCACTGGTGTGCAGAAACAGACATGTTCATGTTCAAGTTTGCACTTGAAAATCGTCCATGTACCCGCCGTGGAATCTTGTCAGTGGTTAATTCTATCTATGACCCTCTTGGTTTCTTGTCACCATTCACACTGCCTCCTAAGCTGATGCTACAAGAGCTGTGCAAAAGAAAAATTGGTTGGGATGACACAATACCACAAACCTTTCTGCAGAAGTGGACACAGTGGCTGACAAATCTGCATAAATTGTCACTGTTAAAGGTGGAACGGTGTATCAAGCCGAAGAACTTTGGAAAGGTAAGCAATGCACAGCTGCATCACTTCTCAGATGCTAGTGAGTGTGGATACGGCGCTGTTTCTTATCTGAGATTGAAAGGCATCTCTGATGAAGTTAACATTGCTTTCATGGTTGGAAAGTCCAGAGTCGCCCCCATGAAACAAACCACAATACCAAGGCTTGAACTCACAGCTGCTGTATTAGCTGTCAGACTAGACAAGATGATTACAAAGGAGCTTCAACTGGAATTGGACCAGTCAGTGTTCTGGACCGACAGCACGACGGTGCTTAATTACATTTCAAGTGAAACAAAGAGATTCCACACATTTGTAGCGAACAGAGTGGCTGTCATAAGAGAAGCTACAGAGGTGGCCCAGTGGAGGTATATAGGCTCTAAACAGAACCCCGCTGATGAGGCTTCAAGAGGACTGTCAGCTGATGATTTTCTGAAATGTGAACGTTGGCTCAAAGGACCAGAGTTTCTGCTGACTGAGGAAAGGACCTGGCCAAAACAGGAGGTAAACAAACCTGCCGTCAGCTTGGATGACCCCGAGGTCAAACAAGACCTCACAGTTAatgcttgtgttgttgatgatGCATCCAATACTATGAACAAGCTTCTAACCTATTTTTCAGACTGGGAAAAACTCAAAACTTCAGTCGCCTGGTTTTTGAAGTTTAAAGACCTACTTCAACAGCTAAGGAAAAAAGGtaaaacatgcaacaaaggaCATCAACACAAAGCAAAGATAAATGTTCAACCATTGACACGGGATGACTTACATAATGCAGAACTGGAAATTGCACGCCTCTGCCAACAGCAAAGATTTCACAGGGAAATCTCCCTCTTGGAGAAAGGAGCATCATCTGTGCCAACCAACAGTGACATCTACAGGTTGGATCCCACACTCCAAGATGGGCTGTTGAGAGTAGGAGGCCGCCTGAGAAAAGCATCCATGCCTgaaacagtaaaacatccaaTAATTCTGTCTAAAGATCAATACATATCCAAACTTATCTTACAACACATTCACAAGCAAGTGGGTCACGCTGGACGTAATCATATGATATCTACACTTCGAAAAACCTACTGGATAACAAATGCAAACTCAGCCTGCAGGAAAATCATTGCTGATTGTGTTACCTGTCGTCGTCTTAAAGGGAGAGTTGGAGAACAGAAAATGTCTGACCTTCCAGCTGAAAGACTCCTGCCAGACTTGCCACCGTTTACTAATACAGGCGTGGATTATTTCGGCCCTATTGACATCAAAAGAGGTCGCAGCATGGTCAAAAGGTATGGCGTAATCTTCACATGCATGACCAGCCGGGCAGTACACCTTGAAGCAGCCCACTCACTGACAACAGATTCATGCATAAATGCCATCCGACGGTTCATGTGTCGACGTGGGCAAATCTCCAACCTCAGGTCAGACAACGGCACCAATTTTGTTGGAGCTGAAAGAGAGCTAAGGGAAGCTCTTAGAGCCCTGGATCACAACaaaattcaaagtgctttgGCAAAAAGAGGAATAGCATGGACATTCAACCCTCCTGCTGGATCTCACTACGGCGGAACATGGGAGCGGATCATTCGCCTCATAAGAAAGGTGCTGTATTCCATTGTCAAACAGCAAACCATGGATGATGAGAGCTTTTGCACTATTCTTTGTGAAATTGAAGCCATTCTCAACAGTCGCCCAAAAACCGAACTATCCGATGACCCTAATGACCTGGAAACACTTACACCCAACCACATTCTTCTGTTGAAGGCCAAACCCCTTCTTCCTCCTGGACTTTTTGATGATAGTGATATATACATCAAACGAAGATGGAGACAGGTACAGTATCTGTCAGATTTATTTTGGAAGCGGTGGGTAAGGGAGTATCTTCCACTGCTCCAAgaaagacaaaagtggacaaagCCACGAAGGAATTTTTCTGTGGACGACGTTGTTGTTATCATGGACCCTTCTGCTCCAAGAAGTTCATGGCTGATAGGTAAAGTGACCAAAACCTTTCCAGACAGGAGAGGTGTTGTCCGGTCAGTTCAGCTGAAGACCAAGACAGGCTTTCTGGAGAGGCCTGTCACCAAGCTCTGCATGCTATTGGAGACATAA
- the LOC128450434 gene encoding uncharacterized protein LOC128450434 isoform X1: MEGAQLQQPEEADIKVTLTPFALKSEEDEEKPQSSQLHQSQNEENGGRPEPARNSGPDEYLQPASEDNTEESSETEDSEDDWMETREPQSGLNIRTNKQPLRHMRCKTDTKLHVDFLQLVVNKEEVPPEQQQWSPLADQEDPEPLHIKEEQEEPWTNTEGEQLKQPGEADIKVTLTPFALKSEEDEEKPQSSQLHQSQNEKNGGRPEPARNSGPDEYLHPASEDNTEDSSETEDSEDDWMETRELQSGLNIRTNKHPLRNVRCKTNKNSMQTLWNWW; this comes from the coding sequence ATGGAGGGAGCGCAGCTTCAACAACCggaggaggctgatatcaagGTCACATTGACTCCATTCGCtttgaagagtgaagaagatgaagagaaacctcAGTCGTCACAGCTTCATCAGAGTCAGAATGAGGAGAATGGTGGAagaccagaaccagccaggaactcaggtcctgatgaATATTTACAACCAGCTTCTGAAGACAACACTGAAGAATCTTCGGAGACTGAAGACAGTGAggatgattggatggagaccagggaGCCTCAGTCTGGTTTGAATATAAGAACCAACAAACAGCCTTTAAGGCATATGAGATGTAAAACTGATACGAAACTCCATGTAGACTTCCTCCAACTGGtggtgaataaagaagaggttccccctgagcagcagcagtggagccctcTGGCGGACCAGGAGGACCCTGAGCCCctccacattaaagaggaacaggaggaaccttGGACCAATACGGAGGGAGAGCAGCTTAAACAACCGGGGGAGGCTGATATCAAGGTCACATTGACTCCATTCGCtttgaagagtgaagaagacgaAGAGAAACCTCAGTCGTCACAGCTTCATCAAAGTCAGAATGAGAAGAATGGTGGAagaccagaaccagccaggaactcaggtcctgatgaATATTTACATCCAGCTTCTGAAGACAACactgaagactcttctgagactgaagacagtgaggatgattggatggagaccagggaGCTTCAGTCTGGTTTGAATATAAGAACCAACAAACACCCTTTAAGGAATGTGAGATGTAAAACTAATAAGAACTCCATGCAGACTCTCTGGAATTGGTGGTGA
- the LOC128450434 gene encoding zinc finger protein 771 isoform X5, producing the protein MEGEQLQQLKEADIKVTLTPFAVKNEEDEEKPQSSQLHQSQNEKNGGRPEPARNSGPDEYLHLASEDNTEDSSETEDSEDDWMETRELQSGLNIRTNKHPLRNVRCKTDKKLHADFLELVVNKEEVPPEQQQWSPLADQEDPEPLHIKEEQEEPWTNMEGEQLQQLKEADIKVTLTLFAVKSEEDEEKPQSSQLHQSQNEENRADGGRPEQARISGPDEYLQPGSEDNTEDSSETEDSEDDWMETREPQSGLNIRTNKQPLRDLRCKPVRKPFSCSECGTRFRQKSALTKHMMTHTGERPFSCSECGSRFRQKSALTKHMMTHTGEKLFCCSECGTRFSRKSVLTKHMMTHTGEKPLSCSECGKIFRKKNHVDLHMMTHTGEKPFCCSECGTRFSQKSGLTKHRMTHTGEKPFSCSECG; encoded by the coding sequence atggagggagagcagcttcaACAACTGAAGGAGGCTGATATCAAGGTCACATTGACTCCTTTCGCTGTGAAGAATGAAGAAGACGAAGAGAAACCTCAGTCGTCACAGCTTCATCAGAGTCAGAATGAGAAGAATGGTGGAagaccagaaccagccaggaactcaggtcctgatgaATATTTACATCTAGCTTCTGAAGACAACactgaagactcttctgagactgaagacagtgaggatgattggatggagaccagggaGCTTCAGTCTGGTTTGAATATAAGAACCAACAAACACCCTTTAAGGAATGTGAGATGTAAAACTGATAAGAAACTCCATGCAGACTTCCTGGAATTGGtggtgaataaagaagaggttccccctgagcagcagcagtggagccctctggcggaccaggaggacccagagcccctccacattaaagaggagcaggaggaacctTGGACCAATatggagggagagcagcttcaACAACTGAAGGAGGCTGATATCAAGGTCACATTGACTCTTTtcgctgtgaagagtgaagaagacgaAGAGAAACCTCAGTCGTCACAGCTTCATCAGAGTCAGAATGAGGAGAACAGAGCGGACGGTGGAAGACCAGAACAAGCCAGGATCTCAGGTCCTGATGAATATTTACAACCAGGTTCTGAGGACAACactgaagactcttctgagactgaagacagtgaggatgattggatggagaccagggaGCCTCAGTCTGGTTTGAATATAAGAACTAACAAACAGCCTTTAAGGGATTTGAGATGTAAACCTGTTaggaaaccatttagttgctctgagtgtggtacaCGATTTAGACAAAAGTCTGCTTTAACGAAACACATGATGACTCATACAGGAGAGagaccatttagttgctctgagtgtggttcAAGATTTAGACAGAAGTCTGCTTTAACGAAACATATGATgactcatacaggagagaaactattttgttgctctgagtgtggtacaAGATTCAGCCGAAAGTCTGTTTTAACAAAACATATGATgactcatacaggagagaaaccattaagttgctctgagtgtggtaaaatatttagaaaaaagaaCCATGTGGATTTACATATGATgactcatacaggagagaaaccattttgttgctctgagtgtggtacaAGATTTAGCCAAAAGTCTGGTTTAACGAAACATAGGATgactcatacaggagagaaaccatttagttgctctgagtgcgGTTAA
- the LOC128450526 gene encoding alcohol dehydrogenase class-3 chain L: MATAGKVIRCRAAVAWEAGKPLVMEEVEVAPPKAGEVRLKVVATGICHTDSYTLSGSDPEGVFPSVLGHEGAGIVESVGDGVVKFQPGDTVIPLYVPQCGECKFCKNPKTNLCQKIRLTQGKGLMPDGTTRFSCKGKSLFHFMGCSTFSEYTVVAEISLAKVDRRAPLDKVCLLGCGITTGYGAAINTAKVEAGSTCAVFGLGALGLAAIMGCKAAGAARIIGVDLNPDKFPTAQEFGATDMVNPKEHSKPIQEVLVEMTDGGVDYSFECVGNVAIMRAALEACHKGWGTSIIIGVAAAGQEISTRPFQLVTGRTWKGTAFGGYKSVDSVPKLVEDYMNKKLKVDEFVTHTLPFEKITDGFDLMHAGKCIRVVLQF, from the exons ATGGCAACTGCAGGGAAG gTGATCCGGTGCAGAGCTGCAGTAGCATGGGAGGCCGGGAAACCTCtcgtgatggaggaggtggaggtggcgcCTCCTAAAGCAGGGGAGGTTCGGCTCAAG GTTGTGGCCACAGGGATCTGCCACACTGACTCCTACACCCTGAGTGGTTCGGACCCTGAGGGAGTTTTCCCCTCGGTGCTGGGCCACGAGGGAGCTGGTATCGTGGAGAGTGTCGGAGATGGAGTCGTCAAGTTTCAACCAG GGGACACGGTCATACCGTTATACGTCCCACAATGTGGAGAGTGCAAGTTCTGCAAAAATCCCAAAACCAACCTCTGCCAAAAGATCAG GCTCACTCAGGGCAAAGGCTTGATGCCAGATGGGACGACTCGATTCTCCTGCAAAGGCAAGAGCCTCTTCCACTTCATGGGCTGCAGCACGTTCTCTGAGTACACTGTGGTGGCCGAGATCTCTCTGGCCAAAGTGGACCGCAGGGCCCCGCTGGACAAGGTTTGTCTGCTGGGCTGTGGCATCACCACCGGATATGGAGCTGCTATAAACACGGCCAAG GTGGAGGCTGGGTCGACCTGTGCAGTGTTTGGCCTGGGGGCACTGGGCCTCGCAGCCATAATGGGCTGTAAAGCAGCCGGGGCCGCTCGGATCATTGGCGTCGATCTAAACCCTGACAAGTTCCCCACTGCTCAAGAGTTCGGGGCCACGGACATGGTGAACCCGAAGGAGCACAGCAAGCCAATCCAAGAGGTGCTGGTGGAGATGACGGACGGAGGCGTGGACTACTCCTTCGAATGTGTGGGCAATGTGGCAATCATG AGGGCAGCTCTGGAGGCCTGCCATAAAGGATGGGGCACAAGCATAATCATCGGGGTGGCAGCTGCCGGCCAGGAGATCTCCACCCGACCTTTTCAGCTGGTGACTGGACGCACCTGGAAAGGCACTGCCTTCGGAG GATACAAGAGTGTGGACAGTGTTCCCAAACTGGTGGAAGACTACATGAACAAGAAGCTGAAAGTGGATGAATTTGTAACTCACACTTTGCCCTTTGAGAAGATCACTGATGGTTTCGATCTCATGCATGCTGGGAAGTG caTTCGTGTGGTCCTCCAGTTCTAG